The Myxococcales bacterium genome includes the window CGCCGACCTCGGCGAACTCGCGCAGCGCCATGACGCCGTCGCCTGGCTCGTCACGCATCAGGCGACGACGGCGTCGGCCCGTGAGGCGCTCGCGGAGGTTTATGACATCGAGCGCATCGTCACGAGGGTCTGCCTGCAGCAAGGTTCGGCGCCCGAACTCGTGCGCCTGCGGCGGACCTTGCATGCGGCCGCGGCGTTGACCGATTTGTTGACCGCGCACGCGGAGTCGCCACCGGCGTTGCTGTCGCCCGGCGGCGCTGCCGCGTCCGCGCTGATGCCGCCAGCCCTTGCGGCACTAGGCGACACGCTGGCGCGCGCGCTGCAGGAGCAGGCGCCGCGGCAGCTCCGCGACGGCGGCACGATCGCCGCGGGCTACGACGCCGAAGTCGACGAATTGCGCGCGCTTTGCACCGGCGGGTCGACGCGCCTAGACGCGCTAGAAGCCAGCGAGCGCGCGCGGACGGGCATTGGCAATTTAAAAATTGGCCGCAGTCGCGTGTTTGGATTTTTTATAGAGGTCAGCAAGAGCCAGTTAGGCAAAGTGCCCAGCGACTTTGTTCGTCGCCAAACCGTGGCCGGCGGCGAGCGCTACGTTACGCCGGCGCTGGCCGAGCTTGAAGACAAGCTGCAGCGCGCTGAGGGCAAATTGCTGGCGCGTGAACAGGCGCTCTTCGCAGAGCTCACCACGGCCGTCGTCGCGGTCCAGCAGCCGCTCATGATGCTGGCGCGCTGGCTGGCCTCCGTCGACGTGCTTGCCGGCTTTGCGGAATTGGCGCGGCGAGGGCGCTACGTTCGGCCTCAGCTCGCCGACGACGCCAGGCTCGAGATTCGCGATGGCCGACATCCGGTGGTCGAGGTTAGCCCTGCTGCGACCGCAGGCCAGTTCGTCGCCAATGACTGCGTGCTCGGCTTGGCCTCATCGAGCGATGACGAGGCAGCGAGGTTTCTGCTCATCACCGGCCCCAACATGGCAGGCAAATCGACCTACATGCGGCAGGTCGCGTTGATCGTGCTGCTCGCGCAGATCGGCTCGTTTGTGCCAGCGTCGTCGGCTCACATCGGCGTGGTCGATCGCATCTTTACGCGCATTGGCGCCGCCGACGATTTATCCCGCGGCGAGTCGACGTTTATGGTCGAGATGCGCGAGACCGCGGCGATCTTGCATGGCGTCACGGAACGCTCGTTGGTGCTCTTAGACGAAATTGGGCGCGGCACGAGCACCTATGATGGGCTGGCGATCGCCTGGGCCGTCGCCGAGCGCTTGGCGCATCGCGCGCGGGCGCGGACGTTATTTGCCACCCACTACCACGAACTCGGTCAGCTCGCCGCGCAAGGCGCGGGCGTGCGCAACGTGTCGATGGCGGTGGGCGAGCAGCGAGGTGAGTTGGTGTTCTTGCGCAAGGTGGTGTCAGGCGAGGCTGCCCGCAGCTATGGCATCGACGTCGCGGGGCGTGCCGGGGTGCCGGCCGACGTCTTGAAGCGAGCCAAGGCCGTGCTCGCCAGACTCGAAGCGACCGTGGCAGGGTCGGCAGGGCGCGGGTCACACGCGCAACTCGGCCTGGAGCTCGGGCCAGCCACCGCGTCGTCGCCAGCCGACCGCCGCGACGTTGACCATGGCGCGCCGACGACGTCGGCCGTCCTGGTCGAATTAGCTGGCATTCTTACCGACGAGATGACCCCGGTGCAGTCGATAGCCAAATTGCACGAGCTCGCCGGACGTTCCAGGGCCGAAGTCGCCCCCCGTAACGAACGGCGAGGCTCGTCGATTCTCCCTTTTAGTTGAATAAAGCCTGGGCCAAGACGTCCCACTTGGCACCGGCTATCAAGCTCCGGTACAGTGTGGGTAATTATGCGCCAGTCTCGACCAAACCGTTTTAACCCTGTTTTTGCGCGCTTAGCAGCTGCGGGCACCATGGCCTTGGCAGTGCTGGTCGCAGGTGGCGTGCCCATGGCCGTCGCTAAGCCAAAGCCCAAAGCCGCGGTCAAGCTAGGTCCTTCGGCCGAGGCGCAAGAAAAAGCCCTGAGCGACTTTTTGGGCCCCTACAAGTTTGGCATGACCAAGGACGAAGTCCTCGCCGTGTTGCGTGCCCAGCTCGATGCGCGCTACAAGGCCGAGTCTGAGGCGACGCAAGACGTCTATCGGCAAGACCAGATCCAGGCGCGCAAGAAGCTCGAGCTCGACCGCCTGGGCAAAAGCTATACCGAGTTTACCGGGACGAAGACCGGGTGGGACGTCTCGCTGATTGACGAGGAGTTTGTCCACAACAATAACGAGGCGCTGCTGGAGAATTGGGAAAATGCCGGCGGCAAAAACCAACGTCGGTTTTTCTTCTTCCATAACGGCAAGCTCTACAAGATGGTGTTGCAGATCGACGCGCGGCAGTTAGAAGAGGCGCAGCGGTCGTTCGAGTTTTTCGTGGGCCTCATCGAGGCGCGACTCGGCGCTGCAACCAAAAGCAGCGGCGCCGCCGCGTGGAAGCTGCGCGCCGCCACCGTCGCGGCCGCCGATGAGCTCGAATTTTACAACGCCTTTCGCCTCGCGTTTGCCGATGCGGCGCGGCAAGCCGACGTCGTCGCGGCGCGGGTTGCCATGGGCGTGAAACCCAAAGAAGAGAACCGCCTCATCAAGTCGATCACGGCCGCCGACGATGACGACGGCCCAAGCCTCGACGCCGGCAAGGACGCCGTCGACAAATTACTCAAAGGCAATTAGTCGGCAATTGGTCGACTCGCCAAGGGCCTCAGCACGCGTCGCCGGCTCGCGGAAGCCAATTAAATGAGTCCCTGCTAGATTTCGGGGGTATTGAATCCGTGTAAAATAACTGCATGGCGTTTTCCGGGTTCGCAAATCTCGAGCGCGTCAAGACCTCGCGGGGGTTGGGGGCGCTGAGCCAAGCAATCATAGGCCAGGATTTCGATCGTGCCGCCACAGATGCATTGCTGCGACGTTTTATTGAGCAATACCCGGAGGCTCGAGATTGGTTTAATCTGAGCGCGATCACGCAGGGCGGACCGCTCGCAACTGAATCGCTAGTTTTTCTCGAGGGACGAGGGGAGGTCGGTTTTCGCTTGGTAATTACAAGCCCTGGAGGGCGGAAGGCGGTTTTTGAATCCACCGACCTGCGCGCTCAGGCCGATCTTTTGCGCGCGGTGTTTTCGAGCGAGAGCTGTGGCGAGCTGATGGAGTTGATCGATGACGCGCCCGAATCGATGAAGTATTTCTTTGACGTCTTGAAAGACTGCTATGGCGAATCCGATGGCGGGGGGCAGTGGCCCGCGATGCCAGAATTTTCCATTCAACGTCGAGAGCATGCGAGCATCGTGATTAATCACGGCCCGACGCGGATTGTCACGGATCCGGTTCAGCTCGAAGATGGATGGATGTCTGACGTTGGTGCGGCGCCACGGTCGTGCAGCGAGCTCGCTTCTACAATCTTGTTGTCGCATACGCACGATGACCACTACTCGTTGAGTTCCATGATCGGCTGGGAAACCGACGCGTCCGTCGTGGTCGCGCCACGCGTGCCTCGCTCCAGCCTTTTGGCGAGCGATGTTGCGGCCGAAATTTCTGCGGCGGGGCTAACCTGCAAGAACCCCGCTTGGGGCGGCCAAATCGTAGATAACGACGTAACGATTGACGTGCTGCCTTTCTACGGCGAGCAGCCCACGCGAAACGTGGTGCGGCCATTTCCTGAGGCTCGAAACTGGGGGAACTGCTATCGCATTAACACGCCAACCTATTCACTGTTGCTGCTGTTTGATAGCGGCGTTGACCCGGAAGGTAACATGGTCGATGTCGTGGCAAAATCGGTCGCCGCTAAGGGCCCCATCGATATTGTCATGAGCTGCTGTCTGAGGTTCCGCGAGGCCGCCAACCCCGGCTTGCCCGACTACTTGTTCATGGTGCCATTTGAGCAATTGCCGACGCTGGCGCGCGAAAAAAAAAGCATGACGCTCGGCCCGGAAGGGATCGCGGAGGTATGCCTCGCCGCTAAGGCGCGATACTTCATGCCGTATGCCCAAGGCTATGTCCGGCCGGGGCAGGTTCACCACGCGGAGATCAAACACTGTGCGGAGATCGCCGAGCTGCTGCAGGCTGCGGGCGCCGCAACCAAGGTCAAGCTTTGGAATTTCGGCGACAACCTTACCGTCGCAGACTTGTAACGCTTAGCTGGGGCCAGAACGAGTCGCCGCCGCGCACATTAAACGGTGCGTTACATAAAGAACGTAAAGCGCGAGCGGGTATTAGACACTTGCTTGAGCTTTTGCTCAAGCGCACTGCCGGCTTGGAGGAGTTCCTTTAGCTTGTCCGCGATCAACGCCACGCGTCGGCGATAGTGAAATTCCGCGGCCGAGGCCTCTGAGCCTTGCACCAGCCCGTTCATAGCATTCGTCGCGAGCAGAGGAATGACCTGGTTCGGCTCGATGGCGCCGGGCGACGCGAGCGAGCCTTTAATTCTAGTGCCACCGGAAGTTAAGAAGTATTCAAATCCAGTGACCTGATTGCAATCGGCATCAGTGCAGGTTGGCGCACCTAGCTCAACGAGCTGCGCGCCGAATTTTCCTTGCTGACCATCGGGCGGCGCCGTGACCACGACTGCATATCGGTAGGGCATCTCGCCATAGCGTGCGGCCGCGGCTTTTCGGGCGGCCTCGGTCAGCTTGGCGTCGTCTTGGGTGGCGAGCACCACGTGCGATTTGATGAGGGCGCGCAGTTCAGTGACGCCGGCATAGAAAGTATTTACCTGCGCCGATGTGTTGGCGCCCATAGCGATGGGCTGCGCTTGAAACACGACTTCGGGCTGAAACTTCGTTTCGAGAAACTTGTTCATCTGTTCGGTTAGCTTCTTATCCATCGCCCCCTTGGCGTCGACCATCGCGCTTTCAATGGCGACGAGGTCTCGCCGAATGGCGCTGACATCAGTAAGCACGACGGCCGCATCGGAGACGCCTCGATTATGGATCGCGTTTTGTTTGCCGGCCCCGCCCACCAACACGCCAACCACGAGCGGCGCCACCACCATCGCGGCAATTTTGCCGATGCGCGCGGCCTTGCCGGATTGCGCAACTTGCTCAACGGGTCGACCATCGTTGACGACAACAAATTCTTGCGCGCGCGGCGCGGCATACGCCTGAGCCTGCGCCTGTTGCGCCATCGCTCCCATTGCGCCAAATGGATCTTCCGACGCGCGCGGTACCTGAATGGTCGACGTAGCCGTCGGGCCTTCCATGCCAGGTGGTGGCGCGACGCTAGGCCGCGCGGCCGTCATCGAGCCCGTTTTTAAGCCCAAGTCGTGCCTTAAGCTCGGTTATGTCGCGGCTTGGAGTGGTGCGCTTATTGGACTCGGTCACGGTGGGCGGAGTGTATGTGTGATGCCGCGCTACTGTCAAGATGCGCAGGATTGCGTTGTCGTGTTGCGTTGCTGCCTCGTACAACTGTGAATCTGAGGATACGGCGTGCCGGGTGCCCGCCTGAATCGGCGGGCCGCGGGTTGTGCTTGGGGCTGGCACGAAAGCTGCTATCGTGGACTGGGTATGTCGCCATCCCGCACAACCTCACGCGTCCTAGTCGCCTTTGCGCTCGCCGCCTGCGCGCTCCTATTGGTTCCCGCGCCGGCAGCGGCCGATTTTCGCTTCCGCTTTCGCGGCGGAGTACGCGTCCACGCGCCGCGCGTGCGTTTCTATCCGCGCCCGATACTGCCGTGGTGGCCCACCTACGTCGTCGTGCCCCCAGCGTA containing:
- the mutS gene encoding DNA mismatch repair protein MutS; its protein translation is MGRRDPSQTPLMQQFREIKSRYPQAIVFFRLGDFYEMFYDDAVEASRLLDLTLTTRDKGRDDAVPMCGVPHHAASGYIAKLTAQGRSVVVCEQVEDPAQAKGLVRRDAVRIVTPGITTDDAVLDPAVACYVAAVAPVGDGFGFAYLDVSTGAFFATQVSSEAELISELVRIAPREVVGPLESKAHGRAALWQRLRTRWSVAWTSVPTHQSPDQELGALATLTSPLSPGIAQAAAMVLAYARSTQLCGDLPVTQLQLVDRKTDVGLDETAVRTLELFETMLARRKEGSLLAVIDRTVTAGGGRVLRHWLARPTADLGELAQRHDAVAWLVTHQATTASAREALAEVYDIERIVTRVCLQQGSAPELVRLRRTLHAAAALTDLLTAHAESPPALLSPGGAAASALMPPALAALGDTLARALQEQAPRQLRDGGTIAAGYDAEVDELRALCTGGSTRLDALEASERARTGIGNLKIGRSRVFGFFIEVSKSQLGKVPSDFVRRQTVAGGERYVTPALAELEDKLQRAEGKLLAREQALFAELTTAVVAVQQPLMMLARWLASVDVLAGFAELARRGRYVRPQLADDARLEIRDGRHPVVEVSPAATAGQFVANDCVLGLASSSDDEAARFLLITGPNMAGKSTYMRQVALIVLLAQIGSFVPASSAHIGVVDRIFTRIGAADDLSRGESTFMVEMRETAAILHGVTERSLVLLDEIGRGTSTYDGLAIAWAVAERLAHRARARTLFATHYHELGQLAAQGAGVRNVSMAVGEQRGELVFLRKVVSGEAARSYGIDVAGRAGVPADVLKRAKAVLARLEATVAGSAGRGSHAQLGLELGPATASSPADRRDVDHGAPTTSAVLVELAGILTDEMTPVQSIAKLHELAGRSRAEVAPRNERRGSSILPFS
- a CDS encoding MBL fold metallo-hydrolase, with translation MAFSGFANLERVKTSRGLGALSQAIIGQDFDRAATDALLRRFIEQYPEARDWFNLSAITQGGPLATESLVFLEGRGEVGFRLVITSPGGRKAVFESTDLRAQADLLRAVFSSESCGELMELIDDAPESMKYFFDVLKDCYGESDGGGQWPAMPEFSIQRREHASIVINHGPTRIVTDPVQLEDGWMSDVGAAPRSCSELASTILLSHTHDDHYSLSSMIGWETDASVVVAPRVPRSSLLASDVAAEISAAGLTCKNPAWGGQIVDNDVTIDVLPFYGEQPTRNVVRPFPEARNWGNCYRINTPTYSLLLLFDSGVDPEGNMVDVVAKSVAAKGPIDIVMSCCLRFREAANPGLPDYLFMVPFEQLPTLAREKKSMTLGPEGIAEVCLAAKARYFMPYAQGYVRPGQVHHAEIKHCAEIAELLQAAGAATKVKLWNFGDNLTVADL